TGCGCGCCCGGTGCGGTTGCCGATGCTAAGGCATTTGCCAAATATCTTGCTCGAACACCTGTTGATCCGACTGACTATACGGCTGCTCGCCTTTCTGAACGCTGGGCAAATGAGGAAAGCGCTGAAGGTATTTCCGCATTTTTTGAAAAGCGCAAACCAAAATGGATTTCATAGGCTTGAGCATGCCGCGTTATTGAATAAATGATCATGCTGATGATAAAGTGACTGTTAATTTTCAGTCGTTGAGGATAGATCAATGCCTCCCGTTCTCACCAAGGATTATTTTTTGATTTTACTTCGTCTATTTCTTGTTCTCATTCTCCCTCTCTTGCCTGTTACGCAATCGATACGGGCTGATGACAAGCCTATTTTAGTTTTTGCGGCGATTAGTATGAAGAATGCGCTTGAGCCAATTGCCGCTGGCTATGAGAAAAAAACAGGGCAAAAAATCACGTTTTCCTTTGCAGGAACATCGACACTCGCAAGGCAGATTGCTGCTGGTGCACCGGCTGATCTGTTTATTTCAGCTGATATTGATTGGGTTGGCTGGTTGCAGGTTCAAAATCTTACTTTGCCGGAAACACAACGCACGATTGCTTTGAATCGATTGGCGCTTGCAGCCCCCGTCGACAGCAATTTTTCCAGTGAACAGGATATAGCTGAAATATTGAATGAATGGCGCAAAGGTGGGGTGGGGCGTATTGCTGTTGCTGACCCGGAGCACGTACCAGCAGGGCGTTATGCTCGCTCAGCCCTGATGGCGCTTGAGAGCGAGATCGGTCCATATGTGGCATTAGAAAAGCGATTTGCAATCGCGGGAAATGTTCGCATTGCATCTCTTTTGGTTGCCCGCAAAGAGGTCTCATTGGGTGTTGTCTATAATTCAGATACTGTGATTGAGCCGCGTATTAAGCTCGTTGGTCTTTTTCCTCCCGATAGTCACGCAGATATTGTATACCCTGCCGTTAGAACCGTAGAGGGACGCCCTGAAGCGGACTCGTTTGTTACATATTTAGGTAGTGCAATGGCTCATAAGTATTTTAAAGATGCAGGGTTCTCGCTGCCTACCAGAGGGTTGTGATCAGTTGGACGGTTTTTTCCAGTTTTTCAAATTGTCAGATGTTGAATGGACCGCGGTTATTCTTTCTTTGAAGGTGGCTTGTGCTGCTGTTGCTGTTGCTTTGCCATTAGCACTTCTTGTTGCTTTTATTTTGGCGCGGTATCGTTTTCCGGGCCATACGGTTTTGAATATTCTGGTTTTATTGCCGCTGGTGGTGCCACCGGTTGTCACGGGTTATTTGCTTTTGATCGCTTTTGGTAGCAATGGCGTTATAGGGCGGTTTTTGGAAGAGCAATTTGATTTTTCCTTCGCTTTTCAGTGGACAGGTGCAGCGCTTGCGGCAGGGGTCATGGCCTTTCCCTTGATGGTGCGCCCTATTCGTCAAGCGATAGAGGCGATTGAGTTGAATTGGGAGAAAACCGCGCGCAGCCTTGGGGCTGGGCGGCTGACTATTTTCGTCACTATCATTTTGCCACTCGCGTTACCCGGCATTTTTGCGGCAGTCATTTTAGGGTTCGCTAAAGCTTTGGGTGAGTTTGGTGCGACCATCACATTTGTTTCCAATATTCCAGGCGAGACGCGCACACTGCCGCTGGCGATTTATTCGTTCTTGCAGTCACCGGGTGATGAGCTACAACTTTGGCGATTGACTGTTTTAAGTATTGTGCTTGCGATCATTGCTGTTGTGTTTTCAGAGGTGATGGCACGAAGGGCCAAACGCTTCTCGGGAGCACACCATGATTGATGTTGATATCGCAGGTAAACGCGGTGATTTTGATTATGCCGTGCGTTTTAAATCATCAGAAAATGTGACGGCACTTTTTGGTGCTTCTGGAGTTGGAAAAACCACCGTAATCGATGCTTTGTCGGGTGATATGCAGCCAGATAATGGGCGCATTGATATAAGCGATACGCCTTTTTATGACAGTGTTACGCGTAAAAATATGTCAGTACGTAAACGGCGAGTTGGTCATGTTTTTCAAGATGGACGATTGTTCCCGCATATGTCAGTTAAGCGTAATCTTACCTATGCGCGATGGGCTGGATGGCGCAGCCGTAAATCGGCATCATTTGATGATGTTGTGGCTCTGCTCGGGTTAGGTGACTTATTGACGCGCATGCCGGGAACACTTTCTGGCGGCGAAAAACAAAGAGTGGCAATCGGTCGAGCCCTCTTATCTGACCCCCGCGTTTTGTTGATGGATGAGCCGCTTTCAGGGCTTGATTATCAGCGAAAGAGCGAAATCATGCCCTATCTCGAACGCCTTGCTCATGAGAGCGGTGTGCCGATTATCTATGTCAGTCACGATCTTGACGAAGTGGTGCGATTGGCTGGTCATTTGGTTTTGATGGATGGCGGGCGTGTGGTCAGCGAAGGCCCAATTATAGATGTATTGCCTCGGATCCATGGTCAGTTTGATTTTGCCCGTCATGCGCCTAATTCGCTCCTCAAGGCCTATTTTGGCGGGGTTGATGATACCTATTCAATGACATGGCTTACGATAGGCCAGCAAAAGCTAATCGTGCCAGAGAAACTGGAGCCGAGGGTAGACGCCTTTAGAATACGCATTGATGCGAGTGATGTCGCGCTTTCGACCAGTGAACCCGCGGATACAAGTTTTCAAAACATTCTACATGGCCGTATTCTTGGCATCCAACATTATGGTGGCAATTATTCTGATGTGTCGATCAGCATAGATGGTCAGGCACTGATGTCCCGCGTGACACGCAAAGCCTGCGATGAGCTTGGTCTGGAAGTTGAAAAACAAGTGTTTGTGTTGGTTAAGTCTGTGGCTGTCGACGGCGTTATATAAAGCGCATGTGGCTCGTTATTTATGCCGTTATTTATGCTGTGCCAAAAAATCACCCACACGGTCTATAGCGCGCTCAATATTTTCAGCAGAATTTGCATAAGAGACGCGAATATAACCTTCACCATAAATGCCAAAGTCAGGCCCGCCTATAAGGGCAACACCTGCATCTTCTAATAAAGTAGAGGCAAGTTTCTTTGATTTCCAACCAGTTTCTTTGATGTTAGGGAAGGCATAAAAAGCGCCCTTGGGTGTGACACAAGATACCTGTGGTAGGGCGTTTAATTTTTCGGTGACAAGTTTACGACGTGCATCAAAGGCGACCATCATCTCCCTCACTGCATCTTGTGGGCCGGTGAGGGCGGCAAGACCGGCATGTTGTGCTGGTGCGTTCACGCATGACCAGCAATTGACGGCAAGCTTGCGCATTTTGTCATAAAGCTCGTCCGGCCAGACTGAATATCCCATACGCCAACCTGTCATGGCGTAGGTTTTTGACCAACCGTTTAGCAGGATCAATCGGTCTTGTATTTCGGGATAGGTGAGAAGCGATACATGTTCCTCGCCATCATAGGTCATCTGGTCATAGATTTCATCAGATAGGATGGCGACATTCGGGAATTTCTCAAGGCCTGCGACAAGTTTATCAATCTCGGCTTTCGGTGTAACACCACCGCAAGGATTGGCAGGAGAATTGATGACAATGAGGCGTGTTTTATCTGTGATGAGAGATAAAGTTTCGTCAGCTGAGAAAGCAAATCCGTTTTCTTCGCGGATAGGGATGGCGACAGGATTAGCGCCTGTATATTCAATCATCGAGCGGTAGATGGGAAAGCCTGGGTCGGGGTAGAGAATATCTGCCCCTGGTTCGCCGAACATCAAGATGGCGGCAAACATTGTCACCTTACCGCCTGGTACGACGATCACATTGTCAGGGTTTACAGCCACGTTATATCGAGTATTCAAATCATTGGCTACGGCCTCGCGTAGAGGTAAAATACCGTTTGCAGGTGTATAGCCATGGTGCCCATCTTTGAGGGCTTTAATGGCGGCTTCTACGATGTGGTCTGGTGTTGGAAAGTCAGGCTGCCCAATGCCCAGATTGATAATGTCTTTGCCTTGCTGGCTAAGCTCGGTTGCTCGAGCAAGAACGGCAAAAGCATTTTCTTCTCCGATGCGGTCAAAGCCTTTATATGTCTTGAGCAGTGTCATCCCTTGTCCGCCTCATTTTAAGTCTTGGTTCTAGGTGATGTTTTTTCTATCCGTTTGAGGAATTTACGCAAGGCTCTTTCGTTTTTATTATGGTGTTCGCAAAAGTCTGATTTGTCTTGATAAATTTTTGAGGCTAATTTCTAGATATTAATTCGAGACTCTAGAAGGTCAGCGTATGAAACGTTTATTCTCAATAAAAATGATGGGCCTTGTTGCGGTAATAGCCATGGTGCTTTTTGCCGTTGGCTTGATGCCCAGTTATAAAAGTCTTGCCCGAGCAGAAGCTGCATGTGGGGGGGCGGTTTCTTGTGTTGTGGGCAATCGTTCTTATCTGGCTGTTTTGCCCGATGGCTGGAACGGACGTGATGAATTGGCCGTTTTGATTCATTTTCATGGCTGGGGACGCACCGGAAAAAATGTGATCAACAACGGTAAAATCTCTGATGCCACGCGCGAAACGAATGTTCTTTTACTTGCTCCTGACGGACTTGGAAAATCATGGAGCTTTTGGCGTTCACCCTCTCAAGATGTACCCTTTGTCGAGGCAATGATCGATGATGCGGCAAAACGCTTTGCGATTGACCGCAAGCGAATTTATGTGTCCGGCTTTTCATATGGAGCGGCAATGGCGTGGCGGCTTGCCTGTGAGCGGGGAGCTGATTATGCCGCTTTTTTGTCGATTGCTGGTACATTGTGGAACTTTGAAGAACTCCAAGAGTGCGCATCGCCTATAACCATACGTCATGTGCATGGGTTGAGAGATACGGTGATGGATTTGCCTCGCGGTGAGGGCGGTGATCCGCTTTACGCAGTTAACCCTTGGCTTCAACTCAATGGCTGCAAAGAGACGCCGGATCAATCGGCACGGTTTGGTATTTTTGACCAAAGCGTTTGGGAGAGTTGTGCTAGTGGCCATGATGTTGAGCTGGAAATTCATGAATCTGGGCATATTATCCCCAAAGGGTGGATGAAACGGCAGCTTGAAAAATTGCAGCAAGAGAACGCCTCTTCATAGCTGGCCCTGACCCTAAGAGTTTGGGATAATCGGAGAATGCAAATGAAAACTGCCCTTATTACTGGTGCTGCTCGCGGCATTGGACTTGCCACCACACAGTTGATGCTTGGCAAGGGCTGGCGGGTGATCATGGTTGATATCGATGGTGACGAACTGGCTGTGGCGGCAGAAGGTTTTCCTGATGTTGTGCCTGTGAAAGCTGATATTTCTGACCCAGATCAGGTGGTGGCTCTCGCGCAGCGGATTGAAACAGAATTTGGCGAGATTCATACGCTGGTCAATAATGCGGGTGTTGCTGATTTTGGCCCTATTCGCGAGACCACATATGATCGCTGGCGGCGCGTTATGGCGACGAATTTGGATGGGCCTTTTTTGATGGTTCAAGCTTTCACAGAATTGCTAGCCAAAGGATCGGCATCAAAGGTTGTTTCTGGTGGTTCTGCTATCGTCAATATTTCTTCTATTTCTGGTCTTCGAGCGAGTACGTTACGCGTTGCTTATGGCACGTCAAAAGCTGCAATTATTCAGCTTACATTACAGCAAGCCGCGGAGTTGGGTGAATTTGGTATTCGCGTCAATGCTGTAGCGCCAGGGCCAGTGAATACCAAGCTTGCGCTTGGCGTTCACACGCCGCAGATACGGGCGGCTTATCACGATGCAATCCCCCTCAACCGTTATGGTAATGAGGTGGAAATTGCTCAAGCTATTGTGTTCTTATGTTCCGATGAAGCTA
This window of the Hyphomicrobiales bacterium genome carries:
- the modA gene encoding molybdate ABC transporter substrate-binding protein; translated protein: MPPVLTKDYFLILLRLFLVLILPLLPVTQSIRADDKPILVFAAISMKNALEPIAAGYEKKTGQKITFSFAGTSTLARQIAAGAPADLFISADIDWVGWLQVQNLTLPETQRTIALNRLALAAPVDSNFSSEQDIAEILNEWRKGGVGRIAVADPEHVPAGRYARSALMALESEIGPYVALEKRFAIAGNVRIASLLVARKEVSLGVVYNSDTVIEPRIKLVGLFPPDSHADIVYPAVRTVEGRPEADSFVTYLGSAMAHKYFKDAGFSLPTRGL
- the modB gene encoding molybdate ABC transporter permease subunit, with protein sequence MDGFFQFFKLSDVEWTAVILSLKVACAAVAVALPLALLVAFILARYRFPGHTVLNILVLLPLVVPPVVTGYLLLIAFGSNGVIGRFLEEQFDFSFAFQWTGAALAAGVMAFPLMVRPIRQAIEAIELNWEKTARSLGAGRLTIFVTIILPLALPGIFAAVILGFAKALGEFGATITFVSNIPGETRTLPLAIYSFLQSPGDELQLWRLTVLSIVLAIIAVVFSEVMARRAKRFSGAHHD
- the modC gene encoding molybdenum ABC transporter ATP-binding protein translates to MIDVDIAGKRGDFDYAVRFKSSENVTALFGASGVGKTTVIDALSGDMQPDNGRIDISDTPFYDSVTRKNMSVRKRRVGHVFQDGRLFPHMSVKRNLTYARWAGWRSRKSASFDDVVALLGLGDLLTRMPGTLSGGEKQRVAIGRALLSDPRVLLMDEPLSGLDYQRKSEIMPYLERLAHESGVPIIYVSHDLDEVVRLAGHLVLMDGGRVVSEGPIIDVLPRIHGQFDFARHAPNSLLKAYFGGVDDTYSMTWLTIGQQKLIVPEKLEPRVDAFRIRIDASDVALSTSEPADTSFQNILHGRILGIQHYGGNYSDVSISIDGQALMSRVTRKACDELGLEVEKQVFVLVKSVAVDGVI
- a CDS encoding pyridoxal phosphate-dependent aminotransferase, with the translated sequence MTLLKTYKGFDRIGEENAFAVLARATELSQQGKDIINLGIGQPDFPTPDHIVEAAIKALKDGHHGYTPANGILPLREAVANDLNTRYNVAVNPDNVIVVPGGKVTMFAAILMFGEPGADILYPDPGFPIYRSMIEYTGANPVAIPIREENGFAFSADETLSLITDKTRLIVINSPANPCGGVTPKAEIDKLVAGLEKFPNVAILSDEIYDQMTYDGEEHVSLLTYPEIQDRLILLNGWSKTYAMTGWRMGYSVWPDELYDKMRKLAVNCWSCVNAPAQHAGLAALTGPQDAVREMMVAFDARRKLVTEKLNALPQVSCVTPKGAFYAFPNIKETGWKSKKLASTLLEDAGVALIGGPDFGIYGEGYIRVSYANSAENIERAIDRVGDFLAQHK
- a CDS encoding polyhydroxybutyrate depolymerase translates to MKRLFSIKMMGLVAVIAMVLFAVGLMPSYKSLARAEAACGGAVSCVVGNRSYLAVLPDGWNGRDELAVLIHFHGWGRTGKNVINNGKISDATRETNVLLLAPDGLGKSWSFWRSPSQDVPFVEAMIDDAAKRFAIDRKRIYVSGFSYGAAMAWRLACERGADYAAFLSIAGTLWNFEELQECASPITIRHVHGLRDTVMDLPRGEGGDPLYAVNPWLQLNGCKETPDQSARFGIFDQSVWESCASGHDVELEIHESGHIIPKGWMKRQLEKLQQENASS
- a CDS encoding SDR family oxidoreductase, translated to MQMKTALITGAARGIGLATTQLMLGKGWRVIMVDIDGDELAVAAEGFPDVVPVKADISDPDQVVALAQRIETEFGEIHTLVNNAGVADFGPIRETTYDRWRRVMATNLDGPFLMVQAFTELLAKGSASKVVSGGSAIVNISSISGLRASTLRVAYGTSKAAIIQLTLQQAAELGEFGIRVNAVAPGPVNTKLALGVHTPQIRAAYHDAIPLNRYGNEVEIAQAIVFLCSDEASYISGQILAADGGFQAVGIGLPALRD